From the genome of Bactrocera oleae isolate idBacOlea1 chromosome 2, idBacOlea1, whole genome shotgun sequence, one region includes:
- the LOC106622572 gene encoding uncharacterized protein has product MCKMFVHFVCVKFLLLNLYVINVRGLCLATEPPTCLTNLEEEDAKEILDYVLSKYEEVGMKIIGEPLAVRGKRISFGGTEEFHIVFHYVDNTPGDVIQNCVFIVVHSPNACETISTVCNTFLPVTPRPLLRLEDLTVCEDGEEQTKSHEETEDAKTT; this is encoded by the exons ATGTGCAAAATGTTTGTGCATTTcgtgtgtgtaaaatttctgttattaaatttatatgtcaTTAATGTT CGTGGCCTGTGTTTGGCGACGGAGCCGCCAACTTGTctaacgaat TTAGAAGAGGAGGACGCCAAAGAAATTCTGGATTACGTGTTGAGCAAATATGAAGAAGTTGGCATGAAAATCATCGGCGAGCCATTGGC GGTTCGGGGTAAGCGAATATCGTTCGGAGGTACTGAAGAATTTCACATTGTCTTCCACTACGTGGACAATACTCCCGGTGATGTGAtacaaaattgtgttttcattGTTGTGCATAGTCCAAATGCGTGCGAGACTATAAGTACTGTGTGCAATACATTTTTACCTGTTACCCCTCGACCTCTCCTAAGGCTTGAAGATTTAACCGTTTGTGAGGATGGCGAGGAGCAAACCAAATCACACGAAGAAACCGAAGATGCAAAAACGACATAA